The Microbacterium sp. LWH7-1.2 genome window below encodes:
- a CDS encoding DUF1801 domain-containing protein, which translates to MAAGIVTTDSAPFRETLEGRPDAVREIALAVRRLIFEVLPQTVEVVWPAQRSSGYGTGPKKNSEQFAWILAHAQHVALAFPYGAELDDPDGLLGGTGAKVRNVRVESLDAVARPELRALLERAIGHRVPPPPADVTVRD; encoded by the coding sequence ATGGCCGCCGGCATCGTCACCACCGACTCCGCCCCGTTCCGCGAGACCCTCGAGGGTCGCCCCGACGCCGTGCGCGAGATCGCCCTCGCGGTGCGCCGGCTCATCTTCGAGGTGCTGCCGCAGACGGTCGAGGTGGTGTGGCCCGCGCAGCGGAGCTCCGGCTACGGGACCGGCCCCAAGAAGAACTCCGAGCAGTTCGCGTGGATCCTCGCCCACGCGCAGCATGTCGCCCTCGCCTTCCCGTACGGCGCTGAACTCGACGACCCCGACGGTCTTCTCGGCGGGACCGGCGCGAAGGTCCGCAACGTGCGCGTCGAGTCGCTCGACGCCGTCGCCCGGCCCGAGCTGCGTGCGCTGCTGGAGCGCGCGATCGGGCACCGCGTGCCTCCGCCGCCCGCGGACGTCACCGTGCGCGACTGA
- a CDS encoding helix-turn-helix domain-containing protein — MDHPGSEAAEQAAAMLAAAGMPRMPARVMMALAGSPDDGYTAADLADRLGVSAAAVSGAVRYLVSMRLIHRLSRPGDRRDRYDLAEDSWSGMITANAPLYGTLAASLDRIAEENPTAPASAARAREIADFLRYLAERMPQLAAEWRAGRGAPGDAAAEPAAGGDSAAAG, encoded by the coding sequence GTGGATCATCCGGGATCCGAGGCGGCCGAGCAGGCGGCGGCCATGCTCGCCGCAGCGGGCATGCCGCGCATGCCGGCGCGCGTCATGATGGCGCTCGCCGGCTCGCCCGACGACGGGTATACCGCCGCCGACCTCGCCGACCGCCTCGGCGTCTCGGCCGCCGCCGTGTCGGGGGCGGTGCGCTACCTCGTCTCGATGCGGCTCATCCACCGGCTCTCGCGCCCGGGCGACCGCCGCGATCGCTACGACCTCGCCGAGGACTCGTGGTCGGGCATGATCACGGCCAACGCTCCGCTGTACGGCACCCTGGCGGCGTCGCTCGACCGCATCGCCGAAGAGAATCCCACGGCGCCGGCCTCGGCCGCGCGCGCGAGAGAGATCGCCGACTTCCTCCGGTATCTCGCGGAACGGATGCCGCAGCTCGCGGCGGAGTGGCGCGCAGGCCGCGGCGCGCCCGGCGACGCGGCCGCTGAGCCCGCGGCGGGCGGCGACAGTGCCGCGGCCGGGTAG
- a CDS encoding NUDIX domain-containing protein yields the protein MITSAGILLYRIAPEPQVLIAHMGGPFWASKDAGAWSVPKGEFAEGEESALDAARREFREELGIDPPEPPYAELGTFAYSSGKRVTVFVADGTAFSLDHLEFGEFELEWPPRSGKTARFPEIDRVEWTGLDTARERLVKGQRPAVDALEKHLAEAAAG from the coding sequence GTGATCACGAGCGCCGGCATCCTGCTGTACCGGATCGCGCCCGAACCCCAGGTGCTCATCGCGCACATGGGCGGGCCGTTCTGGGCGAGCAAGGATGCCGGTGCGTGGTCTGTCCCCAAGGGCGAGTTCGCCGAGGGGGAGGAGAGCGCGTTGGATGCCGCGCGCCGCGAGTTCCGCGAAGAGCTCGGCATCGACCCGCCTGAGCCGCCCTACGCCGAGCTCGGCACCTTCGCCTATTCGTCGGGCAAGCGCGTGACCGTGTTCGTCGCCGACGGCACCGCGTTCTCGCTCGACCACCTCGAGTTCGGCGAATTCGAACTGGAGTGGCCGCCGCGCTCCGGGAAGACCGCGCGCTTCCCCGAGATCGACCGCGTGGAGTGGACCGGCCTCGATACCGCACGCGAACGGCTGGTGAAGGGTCAGCGTCCGGCGGTCGACGCGCTCGAGAAGCATCTCGCCGAGGCCGCCGCGGGATGA
- a CDS encoding PLP-dependent aminotransferase family protein — MTTVDRANERLVDHRVALGGTVEASRLAGRLGRWAHGDGTLTLRLAQAIASLIEGGELRPGDRLPAERALAGAIAVSRGTVVAAYGLLSDDELVERRQGSGTRVAGPIGAAAPARERTARGEGLFSASPSGIDLLRAVPAMPQLVIDLVRAHTPTLDPVTLAETDPAGLPVLRARLAALFEEEGTPATPAQILVTHGAQQAISLVVDELVSPGDVVLTESVTWPGLADSVRRRGGRVHGVTIGPDGIDVDELEDAIVALRPVLIAVNPHHHNPTGTRLPAASRQRLADLSAEYGVPLLEDRVLAHVSFDGVVPPTLAALRPDAPVIVVDSLSKWSWSGLRIGWVRADPVLVRRLRGVRQLVDQSTSVPAQLLALDLVDEARALRLATSQTHAVASAHLLAAMAEHLPDWDVTPPRGGLAFWARLPVGSATALARVAAMRGVAVAGGTEFTASVVYDDHIRVPYTAPEAVLQEGVRRLGEAWRDYRARL, encoded by the coding sequence ATGACGACCGTCGACAGGGCCAATGAGCGGCTGGTGGACCATAGGGTGGCCCTCGGTGGCACCGTCGAGGCGTCCCGCCTCGCCGGACGCCTGGGCCGGTGGGCGCACGGCGACGGCACTCTGACGCTGCGCCTGGCCCAGGCGATCGCCTCGCTCATCGAAGGCGGCGAGCTGCGTCCCGGCGACCGGCTGCCGGCCGAGCGCGCCCTCGCCGGTGCGATCGCCGTCTCGCGCGGAACGGTGGTCGCCGCCTACGGGCTGCTCAGTGACGACGAGCTCGTCGAGCGACGGCAGGGGAGCGGCACACGCGTCGCCGGGCCCATCGGGGCCGCAGCACCCGCCCGCGAGCGGACGGCCCGCGGTGAAGGCCTGTTCTCGGCCTCACCCTCGGGGATCGACCTGCTGCGCGCCGTGCCCGCGATGCCGCAGCTCGTGATCGATCTCGTGCGCGCGCACACTCCCACGCTCGATCCGGTGACCCTGGCCGAGACCGATCCGGCGGGCCTGCCCGTCCTGCGCGCCCGGCTCGCCGCGCTGTTCGAGGAGGAGGGCACGCCGGCGACGCCGGCGCAGATCCTCGTGACCCACGGCGCGCAGCAGGCGATCAGCCTCGTCGTGGACGAGCTCGTCTCACCCGGCGACGTCGTGCTCACCGAATCGGTGACGTGGCCCGGCCTCGCCGACTCGGTGCGGCGGCGCGGCGGGCGCGTGCACGGTGTCACCATCGGTCCCGACGGCATCGACGTCGACGAGCTCGAAGACGCGATCGTGGCGCTGCGGCCGGTGCTCATCGCCGTCAACCCGCACCACCACAATCCGACCGGCACGCGGCTGCCCGCCGCATCCCGGCAGCGCCTCGCCGACCTGTCGGCCGAGTACGGCGTGCCGCTGCTCGAAGACCGGGTGCTCGCCCACGTCTCCTTCGACGGGGTGGTGCCGCCGACCCTCGCCGCGCTTCGTCCCGACGCCCCGGTGATCGTCGTCGACTCGCTGTCGAAGTGGTCGTGGTCGGGCCTGCGCATCGGATGGGTGCGTGCCGACCCGGTGCTCGTGCGCCGCCTGCGGGGCGTCCGCCAGCTCGTCGACCAGTCGACGAGCGTGCCGGCTCAGCTTCTCGCACTCGACCTCGTCGACGAGGCCCGCGCACTGCGGCTCGCCACGTCGCAGACGCACGCCGTGGCGTCTGCGCACCTGCTCGCGGCGATGGCAGAGCACCTCCCCGACTGGGACGTGACCCCGCCGCGCGGCGGTCTCGCCTTCTGGGCGCGGCTGCCGGTGGGGTCGGCGACCGCCCTTGCGCGCGTCGCCGCGATGCGTGGCGTCGCGGTCGCGGGCGGCACCGAGTTCACCGCATCCGTCGTCTACGACGACCACATCCGCGTGCCGTACACCGCCCCGGAAGCCGTGCTGCAGGAGGGCGTGCGCCGCCTCGGCGAGGCGTGGCGCGACTACCGCGCGCGGCTGTAG
- a CDS encoding GntR family transcriptional regulator, giving the protein MRASDRAYATLLEEIQSGVLRPGAVLGEVEQAARLGVSRTPLREALGRLAADGLVAQQSPRVTVVTAIDAHDIREIFEVRRALEESAARLAAVRGDAATFADLARDFARVDLAGGGTDGYYALISRFDLALDASVANDYLTAALRTVRTHLVRVRRLARDNPGRLAASVAEHRLIAAAIAARDADLAAHATHVHLHNALTNILDSLDASRP; this is encoded by the coding sequence ATGCGAGCGAGTGACCGCGCCTACGCCACCCTCCTCGAGGAGATCCAGTCCGGCGTGCTGCGTCCCGGCGCCGTGCTCGGCGAGGTCGAGCAGGCCGCGCGGCTGGGTGTGAGCCGAACACCGCTCCGCGAGGCCCTCGGACGACTCGCCGCCGACGGGCTCGTGGCGCAGCAGTCGCCGCGCGTGACGGTGGTCACCGCGATCGACGCCCACGACATCCGCGAGATCTTCGAGGTGCGCCGCGCGCTGGAGGAATCCGCCGCCCGCCTCGCCGCCGTGCGCGGGGATGCCGCGACCTTCGCCGACCTCGCGCGAGACTTCGCGCGGGTCGATCTGGCCGGCGGCGGCACCGACGGCTACTACGCGCTCATATCGCGCTTCGACCTCGCGCTCGACGCATCCGTTGCGAACGACTACCTCACCGCGGCGCTGCGCACCGTCCGCACGCATCTCGTCCGGGTGCGGCGACTCGCACGCGACAATCCGGGCCGGCTCGCCGCGTCCGTCGCCGAGCACCGGCTGATCGCGGCCGCGATCGCGGCGCGCGACGCCGACCTCGCGGCCCATGCCACGCATGTGCACCTGCACAACGCCCTCACCAACATCCTCGACTCCCTCGACGCCTCGCGACCTTGA
- a CDS encoding ribonuclease H, whose amino-acid sequence MNDAPRYIVATDGACKGNPGPTGWAWVGEDGHWAAGSIPSGTNNIGELTGLLKAIEDHSDVANLVVQADSKYAIDTYTKWMDGHRRRGWKTSTGAPTKNVDILEQLIAARDARRAAGLPDVELEHVRGHSGHVLNAWADERAVRASEHAAKGTASAWSSLGAQDRIDVSTRPKNGR is encoded by the coding sequence GTGAATGACGCGCCCCGCTACATCGTTGCCACCGACGGAGCCTGCAAGGGCAACCCGGGACCGACGGGGTGGGCGTGGGTCGGCGAGGACGGGCACTGGGCAGCGGGATCGATCCCCTCCGGCACGAACAACATCGGCGAGCTGACCGGGCTGCTCAAGGCCATCGAGGATCACTCCGACGTCGCCAACCTCGTGGTGCAGGCCGACTCCAAGTACGCGATCGACACGTACACGAAGTGGATGGACGGTCACCGCCGCCGCGGCTGGAAGACCTCGACGGGCGCGCCGACCAAGAACGTCGACATCCTCGAGCAGCTCATCGCCGCACGGGACGCACGCCGGGCCGCCGGACTCCCCGACGTCGAGCTCGAGCACGTGCGCGGCCACTCCGGCCACGTGCTGAACGCCTGGGCCGACGAGCGCGCGGTGCGCGCCTCGGAGCACGCCGCCAAGGGCACCGCGAGCGCATGGTCGTCGCTCGGGGCGCAGGACCGCATCGACGTCTCGACCCGCCCGAAGAACGGGCGCTGA
- a CDS encoding ABC transporter ATP-binding protein, with amino-acid sequence MTTVIRTTGLTKHYGRVHALDGLDLAVDEGQVHGFLGPNGAGKSTTIRILLGLARKTGGEASVFGLQPWRDAVKIHRRVAYIPGDVSVWPNLSGGEAIDLLARLRGASRHDNAYADEKARLMEAFQFDPRKKGRAYSKGNRQKVALIAAFAVPADLYILDEPTSGLDPLMDVMFRREVARVRAAGATVLLSSHILSEVEQLCDRVSIIRAGRVVESGTLTDMRHLTRTEVSYEGTDAAPVAALAAAHDALVEDGRVRFTVDSDQVSGVLPELSRLGVAGLRVAPPSLEELFLRHYGDDLAVLERNGR; translated from the coding sequence ATGACCACAGTCATCCGCACGACCGGCCTCACGAAGCACTACGGCCGCGTCCACGCCCTCGACGGGCTCGACCTCGCCGTCGACGAGGGCCAGGTGCACGGATTCCTCGGACCCAACGGGGCCGGCAAGTCCACCACGATCCGGATCCTGCTCGGGCTCGCGCGAAAGACGGGGGGCGAGGCATCCGTCTTCGGTCTTCAGCCGTGGCGCGACGCCGTCAAGATCCACCGACGGGTCGCGTACATCCCCGGCGACGTCAGTGTGTGGCCGAATCTGTCGGGTGGCGAGGCGATCGACCTCCTCGCCCGCCTGCGCGGTGCCTCGCGGCACGACAACGCGTACGCCGATGAGAAGGCGCGCCTGATGGAGGCGTTCCAATTCGATCCCCGCAAGAAGGGCCGGGCGTACTCGAAGGGCAATAGGCAGAAGGTCGCGCTGATCGCGGCCTTCGCGGTGCCGGCCGACCTGTACATCCTCGACGAGCCGACGAGCGGCCTCGACCCGCTCATGGACGTGATGTTCCGCCGTGAGGTCGCCCGGGTCCGCGCCGCCGGTGCCACCGTGCTGCTGTCGAGCCACATCCTGTCCGAGGTCGAGCAGCTGTGCGACCGGGTCTCGATCATCCGCGCGGGTCGCGTCGTCGAGAGCGGAACACTCACCGACATGCGCCACCTCACGCGCACCGAGGTCTCGTACGAGGGGACGGATGCCGCACCGGTCGCCGCACTCGCGGCGGCGCACGACGCCCTCGTCGAGGACGGCCGCGTGCGCTTCACCGTCGACAGCGATCAGGTCTCGGGCGTACTCCCCGAGCTCTCGCGCCTCGGCGTCGCCGGGCTCCGCGTGGCGCCGCCGTCGCTCGAGGAACTCTTCCTGCGCCACTACGGCGACGACCTCGCCGTGCTGGAGAGGAACGGGCGATGA
- a CDS encoding aldo/keto reductase family protein, producing MVNYRYLGNSGLKVSEITYGNWVTHGSQVDDSAAIATVHAALDAGITTFDTADVYANTAAEEVLGKALSGQRRESLEIFTKVYFPTGPQGPNDTGLSRKHIFESINGSLKRLGTDYVDLYQAHRFDYETPLEETFQAFADVVRQGKALYIGVSEWTAEQLREGHALAKSYGVQLISNQPQYSALWRVIEGKVVPASEELGISQIVWSPMAQGVLSGKYLPGQPVPEGSRATDDKSGARFIQSFLRDDVLEAVQRLKPVAEQAGLSMPQLAIAWVLQNKNVASALVGASRPEQLAETVKASGVVLDTDTLAAIDTALGDVVFSDAEDTYTVSPKTRIV from the coding sequence ATGGTCAATTACCGGTACCTCGGAAACAGCGGTCTCAAGGTCAGCGAGATCACCTACGGCAACTGGGTCACCCACGGCTCGCAGGTCGACGACTCCGCCGCCATCGCCACGGTCCACGCCGCGCTCGACGCCGGCATCACCACGTTCGACACGGCCGACGTCTACGCCAACACGGCCGCCGAAGAGGTCCTCGGCAAGGCGCTCTCGGGTCAGCGTCGCGAATCCCTCGAGATCTTCACCAAGGTCTACTTCCCGACCGGCCCGCAGGGACCGAACGACACCGGCCTCAGCCGCAAGCACATCTTCGAGTCCATCAACGGGTCGCTGAAGCGCCTCGGCACCGACTATGTCGACCTCTATCAGGCACACCGCTTCGACTACGAGACGCCGCTCGAGGAGACGTTCCAGGCCTTCGCCGACGTGGTGCGCCAGGGCAAGGCGCTCTACATAGGCGTCTCGGAGTGGACCGCCGAGCAGCTGCGCGAGGGCCACGCTCTCGCCAAGAGCTACGGCGTGCAGCTCATCTCGAACCAGCCGCAGTACTCGGCGCTGTGGCGGGTCATCGAGGGCAAGGTGGTCCCGGCGTCCGAGGAGCTCGGCATCTCGCAGATCGTGTGGTCGCCGATGGCCCAGGGTGTGCTGTCGGGCAAATACCTCCCCGGCCAGCCGGTTCCCGAGGGGTCGCGCGCGACCGACGACAAGAGCGGCGCCCGCTTCATCCAGTCCTTCCTCCGCGACGACGTGCTCGAGGCCGTCCAGCGCCTGAAGCCCGTGGCCGAGCAGGCAGGCCTGTCGATGCCGCAGCTCGCCATCGCGTGGGTGCTGCAGAACAAGAACGTCGCGTCGGCGCTGGTGGGGGCATCCCGTCCCGAACAGCTCGCCGAGACCGTCAAGGCCTCCGGCGTCGTGCTCGACACCGACACCCTGGCGGCGATCGACACCGCCCTGGGCGACGTCGTCTTCAGTGACGCCGAGGACACCTACACCGTCTCGCCCAAGACCCGTATCGTCTGA
- a CDS encoding VOC family protein, whose translation MAHGDITHIDIPVSDLGDATAFYSGLFGWQIAEIPGFEGYPMWQAPNGISGGGLGLREEGFTNTRSYVEVDSIDDTVAKATEAGGSLVREKQEITPTSWWAVIADPDGNQIGLFEGSMQG comes from the coding sequence ATGGCGCACGGCGACATCACGCACATCGACATCCCGGTCAGCGACCTCGGCGACGCGACCGCGTTCTACTCCGGCCTCTTCGGCTGGCAGATCGCCGAGATCCCGGGCTTCGAGGGCTATCCCATGTGGCAGGCCCCGAACGGTATCTCCGGTGGCGGACTGGGCCTGCGCGAAGAGGGCTTCACGAACACGCGGTCGTACGTCGAGGTGGACTCCATCGACGACACCGTCGCCAAGGCCACGGAGGCCGGCGGCAGCCTGGTGCGTGAGAAGCAGGAGATCACCCCGACGAGCTGGTGGGCGGTCATCGCCGACCCCGACGGCAACCAGATCGGCCTGTTCGAAGGCTCGATGCAGGGCTGA
- a CDS encoding ABC transporter ATP-binding protein: protein MSDEKNTEKTSRRRGRQAVAELSAEEKAEIELGEQARIAADDWSGAVAPGKAAHFWPAFRRLIGLLRPNAWAFVFVSILGSIGVVLAVLSPKVLGEATNILFEGVVSSMAPAGMTKEQVVAGLEATGQQDLANIVSAMERFVPGAGVDFMALSRVLLIVLGLYFASSLLMWLQGYVINVIMVRVMWRLREQVEAKINRLPLRYFDRVQRGELISRVTNDIDNITQMMQQSLSQALTSVLTVIGVLIMMLTISWQLTLVVLVSFPLMGILFGVIGPRSQKAFGIQWRKVGRLNARVEESFSGHALVKVFGREQASREAFREENEELYQASFKAQFLSNIMMPTMMFIGNLTYVGIAVFGALMVASGQLRLGDVQAFIQYSQQFTQPLAELGGMAAVVQSGTASAERVFELLDEPEQEPDAEDAPALVEGDGTIEFQDVAFSYSPDRPLIHDLSFRVEPGQTVAIVGPTGAGKTTLVNLLMRFYELDGGRILLNGQNIAELTRRDIRAETGMVLQDPWLFAGTIRENIRYGRADATDDEILAAARATYVDRFVHSLPDGYDTLLDEDASNISAGEKQLITIARAFVAQPSVLILDEATSSVDTRTELLLQHAMAALREGRTSFVIAHRLSTIRDADLILVMENGGIVEKGTHEELIAAKGAYFRLYNSQFEQAASDLDEEARALTVDAESGERVEGAEDDAIEDETAPVV from the coding sequence CTGATCGGGCTGCTGCGCCCGAACGCCTGGGCGTTCGTGTTCGTGTCGATCCTCGGCTCGATCGGCGTCGTGCTCGCGGTGCTGTCGCCCAAGGTGCTCGGCGAGGCGACCAACATCCTCTTCGAGGGCGTGGTGTCGTCGATGGCGCCGGCCGGCATGACCAAGGAGCAGGTCGTCGCGGGGCTGGAGGCCACGGGGCAGCAGGACCTCGCCAACATCGTCTCGGCGATGGAGCGCTTCGTCCCCGGTGCCGGCGTCGACTTCATGGCGCTCAGCCGCGTGCTGCTCATCGTGCTCGGGCTCTACTTCGCGTCGTCGCTGCTGATGTGGCTGCAGGGCTACGTCATCAACGTGATCATGGTGCGCGTCATGTGGCGCCTGCGCGAACAGGTCGAGGCCAAGATCAATCGCCTGCCGCTGCGCTACTTCGACCGCGTGCAGCGCGGCGAGCTGATCTCGCGGGTGACGAACGACATCGACAACATCACGCAGATGATGCAGCAGTCGCTGTCGCAGGCGCTGACGAGCGTGCTCACGGTGATCGGCGTGCTCATCATGATGCTGACCATCTCGTGGCAGCTGACGCTCGTGGTGCTGGTGAGCTTCCCGCTCATGGGCATCCTGTTCGGCGTCATCGGGCCCCGCTCGCAGAAGGCGTTCGGCATCCAATGGCGTAAGGTCGGCCGACTCAACGCGCGCGTCGAGGAGTCGTTCTCGGGCCACGCCCTGGTCAAGGTCTTCGGCCGTGAGCAGGCGTCGCGCGAGGCGTTCCGCGAAGAGAACGAGGAGCTCTACCAGGCCTCGTTCAAAGCGCAGTTCCTGTCGAACATCATGATGCCGACGATGATGTTCATCGGGAACCTCACCTACGTGGGCATCGCGGTCTTCGGTGCGCTGATGGTCGCCAGCGGCCAGCTGCGACTCGGCGACGTGCAGGCGTTCATCCAGTACTCGCAGCAGTTCACGCAGCCGCTCGCGGAGCTCGGCGGCATGGCCGCGGTCGTGCAGTCGGGCACTGCCTCGGCCGAGCGCGTGTTCGAGCTGCTGGACGAGCCCGAGCAGGAGCCCGACGCCGAAGACGCGCCCGCGCTGGTCGAGGGCGACGGCACGATCGAGTTCCAGGACGTCGCGTTCTCGTACTCGCCCGACCGGCCGCTCATCCACGACCTATCGTTCCGGGTCGAGCCCGGCCAGACGGTCGCGATCGTGGGTCCGACCGGTGCCGGCAAGACCACGCTCGTGAACCTGCTGATGCGCTTCTACGAGCTCGACGGCGGCCGCATCCTGCTCAACGGGCAGAACATCGCCGAGCTCACGCGCCGCGACATCCGCGCCGAGACGGGCATGGTGCTGCAGGACCCGTGGCTGTTCGCCGGCACGATCCGCGAGAACATCCGCTACGGCCGCGCCGACGCCACCGACGACGAGATCCTCGCCGCCGCGCGGGCGACGTACGTCGACCGGTTCGTGCACTCGCTGCCCGACGGGTACGACACGCTCCTCGACGAGGACGCGTCGAACATCTCGGCGGGGGAGAAGCAGCTCATCACGATCGCGCGCGCGTTCGTGGCGCAGCCCTCGGTGCTGATCCTCGACGAGGCGACGAGCTCGGTCGACACCCGCACAGAGCTGCTGCTGCAGCACGCGATGGCCGCTCTCCGTGAGGGACGCACGTCGTTCGTGATCGCGCACCGCCTGTCGACCATCCGCGACGCCGACCTCATCCTCGTGATGGAGAACGGCGGGATCGTCGAGAAGGGCACGCACGAGGAGCTCATCGCCGCGAAGGGCGCGTACTTCCGCCTGTACAACTCGCAGTTCGAGCAGGCCGCGTCCGATCTCGACGAGGAGGCCCGCGCGCTGACCGTCGATGCGGAGTCCGGCGAGCGCGTCGAGGGCGCGGAGGACGACGCGATCGAGGACGAGACCGCACCCGTCGTGTGA
- a CDS encoding polyketide antibiotic transporter yields MSRLATLLGQRLRRDWLQLTLWIAGTMALALAGLSGAASTYGTEQERTALLATVMANPVILLFRGLPSGPGEQAFIVFLLMPFLVMMAAFMSTFLAVRHTRGDEEAGRLELVAATTAGRTVPSVATIAHGVLANLVLGVLVAAAFLSGGSPAEGSWLAGFTAACGGLTYLGVALLSAQLMRTSRGANSLAVWVLVVTYFIAGIGNAVGTPSDDLTHMESSWLTWLSPFGWAENTRAFDENLWWPAFLCLGAFIVLAGAALALQTVRDLDASIIPERQGRAAARATLSTPTALVTRLAAGSTVGWMAGAFFAGALSTSLGSVVNEIGADNPAVADVLKALSAEADLEQAVIVVFFTMVGLLAACAGVQTVARARQEEAHGTAEPVLATPVQRVRWLADFVVVGFIAIVLTCAAAVAGAWAGAASLDNGAALTGDAFVAAWGQVIAASVFLVLTALVFTIAPRWTIPLGWTLVTAAIVFGLFGPLLGLPEWVANLSPFSVAPVPSGSEVDVRGMWWLVLTVGVGAAASLVLMRRRELAPAG; encoded by the coding sequence ATGAGCCGACTCGCGACGCTGCTCGGGCAGCGGCTGCGGCGGGACTGGCTGCAGCTGACGCTGTGGATCGCCGGCACGATGGCGCTCGCGCTCGCAGGCCTCTCCGGTGCCGCGAGCACCTACGGCACGGAGCAGGAGCGCACGGCACTCCTCGCCACGGTCATGGCCAACCCGGTGATCCTGCTGTTCCGCGGGCTGCCGTCCGGGCCGGGCGAGCAGGCGTTCATCGTCTTCCTCCTCATGCCGTTCCTCGTGATGATGGCGGCGTTCATGAGCACGTTCCTCGCCGTGCGCCACACGCGCGGCGACGAGGAGGCGGGGCGGCTCGAACTCGTCGCGGCGACGACCGCGGGCAGGACGGTGCCGTCGGTCGCGACGATCGCTCATGGCGTGCTCGCGAACCTCGTACTCGGAGTCCTGGTGGCTGCCGCCTTCCTCAGCGGTGGCTCGCCTGCCGAGGGGTCCTGGCTCGCCGGGTTCACCGCCGCATGCGGTGGGCTGACGTATCTCGGCGTCGCGCTCCTTTCCGCGCAGCTCATGCGCACCTCTCGCGGCGCGAACTCCCTCGCGGTGTGGGTGCTCGTCGTGACCTACTTCATCGCCGGCATCGGCAATGCCGTCGGCACCCCGAGCGACGACCTCACCCACATGGAGAGTTCGTGGCTGACGTGGCTCTCGCCGTTCGGATGGGCCGAGAACACCCGTGCGTTCGACGAGAACCTGTGGTGGCCCGCGTTCCTGTGCCTCGGCGCCTTCATCGTGCTGGCAGGGGCGGCGCTGGCCCTTCAGACCGTGCGCGACCTCGACGCGAGCATCATCCCCGAGCGCCAGGGCCGCGCCGCCGCGCGCGCGACGCTGTCGACGCCGACGGCGCTCGTCACGCGGCTTGCCGCAGGGTCGACGGTCGGCTGGATGGCGGGCGCGTTCTTCGCGGGGGCTCTGTCGACCTCGCTCGGATCGGTGGTGAACGAGATAGGTGCGGACAACCCGGCGGTCGCCGACGTGCTGAAAGCCCTCTCGGCCGAAGCGGACCTCGAGCAGGCGGTCATCGTCGTCTTCTTCACCATGGTGGGCCTTCTCGCCGCCTGCGCGGGCGTGCAGACGGTCGCGCGCGCCCGTCAGGAGGAGGCGCACGGGACCGCCGAGCCCGTCCTCGCGACCCCGGTGCAGCGCGTGCGGTGGCTCGCCGACTTCGTCGTCGTCGGGTTCATCGCCATCGTCCTGACCTGCGCCGCGGCGGTCGCCGGGGCGTGGGCCGGCGCCGCGAGCCTCGACAACGGCGCCGCCCTGACCGGCGATGCGTTCGTGGCCGCGTGGGGGCAGGTGATCGCAGCATCCGTGTTCCTCGTCCTGACGGCCCTCGTCTTCACGATCGCGCCGCGATGGACGATCCCGCTGGGCTGGACCCTCGTCACCGCCGCGATCGTGTTCGGCCTCTTCGGCCCGCTCCTGGGTCTTCCGGAATGGGTGGCGAATCTGTCGCCGTTCTCCGTGGCGCCCGTGCCCAGCGGAAGCGAGGTGGACGTCCGTGGGATGTGGTGGCTCGTCCTCACTGTCGGAGTCGGGGCGGCGGCATCTCTCGTCCTGATGCGCCGCCGCGAGCTGGCCCCGGCCGGGTGA